A genomic window from Cricetulus griseus strain 17A/GY chromosome 4, alternate assembly CriGri-PICRH-1.0, whole genome shotgun sequence includes:
- the Fzd9 gene encoding frizzled-9 isoform X2 translates to MSAPHERPPSFVEGVLPGAVESAKERKGDVAHTSPAWQGGAAPLKLGEGVPGETAPPPGVSSHWPRPQSSALRRLEPETAPALVERRRRWRWRRGSGCSLTSRRSRDGMERRRVRAPRGDAATLLRGALLLWQLLARAAALEIGRFDPERGRGPAPCQAVEIPMCRGIGYNLTRMPNLLGHTSQGEAAAQLAEFAPLVQYGCHSHLRFFLCSLYAPMCTDQVSTPIPACRPMCEQARLRCAPIMEQFNFGWPDSLDCARLPTRNDPHALCMEAPENATAGPTEPHKGLGMLPVAPRPARPPGDSAPGPGSGGTCDNPEKFQYVEKSRSCAPRCGPGVEVFWSRRDKDFALVWMAVWSALCFFSTAFTVFTFLLEPHRFQYPERPIIFLSMCYNVYSLAFLIRAVAGAQSVACDQEAGALYVIQEGLENTGCTLVFLLLYYFGMASSLWWVVLTLTWFLAAGKKWGHEAIEAHGSYFHMAAWGLPALKTIVVLTLRKVAGDELTGLCYVASMDPAALTGFVLVPLSCYLVLGTSFLLTGFVALFHIRKIMKTGGTNTEKLEKLMVKIGVFSILYTVPATCVIVCYVYERLNMDFWRLRATEQACTAATVPGGRRDCSLPGGSVPTVAVFMLKIFMSLVVGITSGVWVWSSKTFQTWQSLCYRKMAAGRARAKACRAPGGYGRGTHCHYKGPTVVLHMSKTDPSLENPTHL, encoded by the exons ATGTCGGCCCCACATGAACGGCCACCTTCGTTTGT GGAAGGCGTGCTCCCGGGGGCAGTAGAGTCTGCAAAGGAACGGAAAGGAGACGTCGCCCACACATCTCCTGCGTGGCAGGGAGGCGCGGCACCTTTAAAGCTCGGCGAGGGCGTGCCCGGCGAGACGGCCCCGCCCCCGGGCGTGTCTTCGCACTGGCCACGCCCTCAGAGTTCGGCGCTGCGGCGGCTGGAGCCGGAGACCGCGCCGGCTCTGGTCGAGCGGCGGCggcggtggcggtggcggcgCGGCAGCGGCTGTTCCTTGACGAGCCGCAGATCCCGGGACGGGATGGAGCGGCGGCGAGTGAGAGCGCCGCGGGGCGATGCGGCCACGCTGCTCCGCGGGGCGCTGCTGCTGTGGCAGCTGCTGGCACGGGCGGCGGCGCTGGAGATCGGCCGCTTCGATCCGGAGCGCGGCCGCGGTCCTGCACCGTGTCAGGCGGTGGAGATCCCCATGTGCCGGGGTATCGGCTACAACTTGACCCGCATGCCTAACCTGCTGGGCCACACGTCGCAGGGCGAGGCGGCTGCGCAGCTGGCCGAGTTCGCGCCTCTTGTGCAGTACGGCTGCCACAGCCACCTGCGCTTCTTCCTCTGCTCGCTTTACGCCCCCATGTGCACCGACCAGGTCTCCACTCCCATCCCCGCTTGCCGGCCCATGTGCGAGCAAGCTCGCCTGCGCTGCGCCCCCATCATGGAGCAATTCAATTTCGGCTGGCCCGACTCGCTCGACTGCGCCCGGCTCCCCACGCGCAACGACCCGCACGCGCTCTGCATGGAGGCACCCGAGAACGCTACCGCAGGCCCCACAGAACCCCATAAGGGCCTGGGCATGTTACCTGTGGCACCTCGGCCTGCGAGACCACCGGGAGATTCAGCTCCAGGTCCCGGCAGCGGTGGCACCTGTGACAACCCCGAGAAGTTCCAGTACGTGGAGAAGAGTCGCTCGTGCGCTCCGCGCTGCGGGCCGGGCGTCGAGGTGTTCTGGTCTCGGCGCGACAAGGACTTCGCGCTCGTCTGGATGGCCGTGTGGTCTGCGTTGTGTTTCTTCTCCACAGCTTTCACCGTCTTCACCTTTCTGCTGGAGCCTCACCGATTCCAGTACCCCGAGCGCCCCATTATCTTTCTTTCCATGTGCTACAACGTCTACTCCTTGGCTTTCCTGATCCGAGCGGTGGCAGGTGCACAGAGTGTGGCCTGTGACCAGGAGGCGGGGGCCCTGTATGTGATCCAGGAGGGCCTGGAAAACACAGGCTGCACCCTGGTCTTTCTGTTGCTCTATTACTTCGGTATGGCCAGCTCACTTTGGTGGGTGGTTTTGACTCTCACCTGGTTCCTGGCTGCAGGCAAAAAATGGGGCCATGAGGCCATTGAGGCCCATGGCAGCTacttccacatggcagcttggggCCTGCCAGCTCTCAAGACCATCGTAGTCCTGACGCTGCGCAAGGTGGCCGGAGATGAGCTGACTGGGCTCTGCTATGTAGCCAGCATGGACCCCGCAGCCCTCACTGGCTTTGTGTTGGTACCCCTCTCTTGCTACCTGGTACTCGGCACCAGTTTCCTCTTGACCGGTTTTGTGGCTCTCTTCCATATCCGCAAAATCATGAAAACAGGTGGCACCAACACAGAGAAGCTGGAGAAGTTGATGGTCAAGATCGGAGTCTTCTCTATCCTTTACACCGTGCCGGCCACCTGCGTCATTGTCTGCTATGTTTACGAGCGCCTCAACATGGACTTCTGGCGCCTTCGGGCCACTGAGCAAGCATGCACTGCGGCCACTGTGCCTGGAGGCCGAAGAGACTGCTCGCTGCCAGGGGGCTCGGTGCCCACTGTGGCTGTCTTCATGCTCAAAATCTTCATGTCCTTAGTGGTGGGCATCACCAGTGGAGTCTGGGTTTGGAGTTCCAAGACTTTCCAGACATGGCAGAGCCTGTGCTACCGAAAAATGGCAGCTGGCCGAGCCCGGGCCAAGGCCTGCCGGGCCCCAGGGGGCTATGGCCGTGGTACCCACTGCCACTACAAGGGCCCCACGGTGGTCTTGCACATGAGTAAGACAGATCCCTCTCTGGAGAACCCCACACACCTCTAG